From one Pseudomonas sp. S35 genomic stretch:
- a CDS encoding alpha/beta hydrolase encodes MSSKWLQVFTLAMAAFMAACSPIKVLNALTPSSTFTKTRGIAYGDDPRQKLDIYRPVPAVSNAPVVVFFYGGSWNSGAKDDYAFVGEALASRGIVAVIADYRLYPQVRYPAFLQDGAQAVAWAVNHSAEYGADPKQLYVMGHSSGAYNAAMLALDGRWLKAVGLAPSIFKGWIGLAGPYDFLPIENQDVRPVFFFPDSPPESQPINHVSHDAPPSLLIASTDDTLVNSTRNTGGLAKKLREAGVPVEVFYFTRTSHATLVASIAKPLRWLAPVLDRVTGFIASVPSR; translated from the coding sequence ATGTCGAGCAAATGGCTGCAAGTGTTCACCCTGGCAATGGCTGCTTTCATGGCGGCCTGTTCGCCGATCAAAGTGCTTAATGCGCTCACCCCCTCCAGCACCTTCACCAAGACTCGCGGCATCGCCTACGGCGATGACCCCCGCCAGAAACTCGATATCTACCGGCCCGTTCCTGCCGTGTCCAACGCTCCCGTGGTGGTGTTCTTTTACGGCGGCAGCTGGAACAGCGGCGCCAAGGACGACTACGCTTTCGTCGGCGAAGCCCTGGCTTCCCGCGGCATTGTGGCGGTGATCGCCGATTACCGGCTGTACCCGCAGGTGCGTTATCCCGCGTTTCTCCAGGATGGCGCCCAGGCCGTTGCGTGGGCGGTCAACCACAGCGCTGAATACGGTGCAGATCCCAAGCAGCTTTACGTGATGGGCCATAGCTCTGGCGCCTACAACGCCGCGATGTTGGCGCTGGATGGGCGTTGGCTCAAGGCAGTGGGCTTGGCGCCGTCGATCTTCAAAGGCTGGATCGGCCTGGCCGGGCCTTATGATTTCTTGCCGATTGAAAACCAGGACGTGCGCCCGGTGTTCTTCTTCCCCGACTCACCGCCGGAGTCGCAGCCGATCAACCATGTCAGCCATGATGCACCGCCAAGCCTGTTGATTGCCTCGACCGATGACACGCTCGTCAACTCCACCCGCAACACGGGTGGGTTGGCGAAAAAACTGCGGGAAGCGGGGGTGCCGGTAGAGGTGTTTTATTTCACCCGAACCAGCCACGCGACATTGGTCGCGTCCATCGCCAAGCCGTTGCGCTGGCTGGCGCCGGTGCTGGATCGGGTGACGGGGTTTATTGCATCCGTGCCTAGCCGATAA
- a CDS encoding MATE family efflux transporter, with translation MSTLLTDWRDRPTHRRVWALAAPMILSNISVPLVALVDSMVIGHLPHAHQLGAVAVGASLYTFLAWAMGFLRMGSTGFAAQAAGRNDGAALRQILLQGLLLALGLAMLLGTVGIPLSHLALEWMQPSPELNQLTRDFFHTRLFGLPAALASYALVGWFLGTQNARAPLMILLTTNLVNIALNLWFVLGLDWGVVGSARASVIAEWTGALLGLTLTQKALRAYPGHIAWAALKLWQSWRPLLAVNRDIFIRSLALQSVFFMITVQGARLGDATVAANALLLNGLLLTAHALDGLAHAVEALCGHAIGARDRHSLRRSLVVAGGWSLIASVGFALLFTVAGHLFIAMQTDIPSVRDTADIYLPYLALLPLIAVGSYLLDGLFIGATRAREMRNGMLLTLLLTLPFAWALQGLGNHGLWITFLLFMTLRSLTLGVIAWRLKRQDQWFN, from the coding sequence ATGTCCACCTTACTCACCGACTGGCGCGACCGCCCTACCCACCGCCGCGTCTGGGCCCTGGCGGCGCCGATGATCCTGTCGAATATCTCGGTGCCGCTGGTAGCCCTGGTCGACAGCATGGTCATCGGCCACCTGCCCCACGCCCATCAGTTGGGTGCCGTGGCCGTCGGCGCCAGCCTGTATACCTTTCTCGCCTGGGCCATGGGGTTCCTGCGCATGGGCTCCACCGGTTTCGCCGCCCAGGCCGCTGGCCGCAACGATGGCGCGGCGTTGCGGCAAATCCTGCTGCAAGGCCTGTTGCTGGCGCTGGGGCTGGCGATGTTGCTAGGCACGGTAGGCATTCCCTTGAGCCACCTGGCGCTGGAGTGGATGCAGCCGTCACCCGAACTCAATCAACTGACCCGCGACTTCTTCCACACCCGCCTGTTCGGCCTGCCCGCCGCCCTTGCGAGCTATGCCCTGGTGGGCTGGTTCCTCGGCACGCAGAACGCCCGTGCGCCGCTGATGATCCTGCTGACCACCAACCTGGTGAATATCGCTCTGAACCTCTGGTTCGTGCTCGGACTGGATTGGGGTGTGGTCGGCTCCGCCCGGGCCTCCGTGATCGCCGAGTGGACCGGCGCCCTGCTCGGCCTGACGCTGACGCAAAAAGCCCTGCGCGCCTACCCCGGCCATATCGCCTGGGCCGCGCTGAAGCTCTGGCAAAGCTGGCGCCCATTGCTGGCGGTGAACCGCGATATTTTTATCCGCAGCCTGGCGCTGCAATCGGTGTTTTTCATGATCACCGTGCAAGGCGCGCGATTGGGGGATGCGACCGTGGCCGCCAACGCCCTGCTGCTCAACGGCCTGCTGCTGACGGCCCATGCACTGGACGGTCTGGCCCACGCAGTCGAGGCCCTGTGCGGCCACGCCATCGGCGCCCGCGACCGCCACTCACTGCGCCGTTCATTGGTAGTTGCAGGTGGCTGGTCGCTGATCGCCAGCGTCGGTTTCGCGCTGTTATTCACGGTTGCCGGGCACCTGTTTATCGCCATGCAGACCGACATCCCCAGCGTGCGCGACACCGCCGATATCTACCTGCCGTATCTGGCGCTGCTGCCGTTGATTGCAGTGGGGAGTTACCTGCTGGACGGCCTGTTTATCGGTGCCACCCGTGCGCGGGAAATGCGCAATGGGATGCTGCTGACGTTATTGCTAACACTGCCGTTTGCCTGGGCGTTGCAAGGCTTGGGCAATCACGGACTGTGGATCACTTTCCTGCTGTTCATGACGTTGCGCAGCCTGACCTTGGGCGTCATCGCCTGGCGGCTCAAACGCCAGGACCAATGGTTCAACTGA
- a CDS encoding alpha-2-macroglobulin has product MLNKGLFLACALALLSACDSSDKPAAPPAPTVAAAPKPAKVAVDLPALKQRYAGRELSVVDVSEVQLDGASTLSVSFSIPLEPDQKFADKLHLVDSKSGKVDGAWELSDNLMELRLRHLEPQRKLVLTVDAGLKAVNANTLAAEYIARLETRDLQATVGFASRGTLLPTRLAEGLPVIALNVDKIDVEFFRIKPESLPSFLAQWGRNTSLQSYESRELLPLADLVYGGRFDLNPARNTRETLLLPIAGLKQLQQPGVYLAVMRASGTYNYSQPATLFTLSDIGLSVHRYANRLDVFTQALEGGKALDGVDLEVLDADGRVLGQGKTEKGGHAELPLPKKAQVLLAKQGEQTSLLRLDSAALDLAEFDIGGQPSHPLQFFVFGPRDLYRPGETVLLNALLRDKDGNAVKPQPVSVEVRRPDEQVSRKFVWDADASGLYQYQLQLAGEAPTGRWQLVFDLGDGKPQLYEFLVEDFLPERLALELKGSDTALNPADNPVIQVNGRYLYGAPASGNRVSGQVYVRPLREAVKSLPGYQFGSVTEEELSQDFELDESVLDAKGQEKLTLESKWAEAKSPLQLIVQASLQESGGRPITRRLVQPIWPAEQLPGLRGLFDGTETNGDGPAEFEVLLANQDGQKLAAQGLKVRLVRERRDYYWNYSDNDGWSYHYNEKFLNLDEQTLNIKAGDTAKVSFQVEWGPYRVEVEDPQTGLVSSLRFWAGYQAQDNTEGGAVRPDQVKLALDKPAYGDGDTANVTVTPPAAGKGYLLVESAEGPLWWQEIEVPAEGKSFAVKLDPKWSRHDLYVSALVIRPGERKANITPKRAVGLLHLPLDRTQRKLGVTLTAPEKMRPKQPLTVKVAAKNADGSVPKQVHVLVAAVDVGILNITEYPTPDPYSSLFGRKAYGVDQFDIYGQLIEAGQGRLASLAFGGDAALAKGGKRPDTSVTIVALQSAPVTLNDKGEGEVSVNIPDFNGELRLMAQAWSDDRYGMAEAKTVIAAPLIAELSAPRFLAGGDQTTLALDLSNLSGKAQTLDVQLSAEGQLELVSAAAQTVELKQGQRTTLRIPVKAWGGLGQGKVKVTVNGLVLPGENLPPFSREWTLGVRPAYPALLKHYRAVLKDQPWSLPAGTLDQFDTSGREALLSLSSRPPLNLGAQISALKAYPYGCLEQTASGLYPSLYADDALLKRLSIKGEPDAERKRKIELGIERLLGMQRYNGSFGLWGADGEEEYWLTAYVTDFLLRARDQGFAVPPEALKKASERLLRYVQERNLIDVDYSDNADHTRFAVQAYAGMVLARSQQAPLGALRSIFERRSDARSGLPLVQLAIALQKMGDQPRADQALQAGLATQRSAKQWLADYGSPLRDQAMILALLEENDLAKGKREERLFSLSDQLAASPYLSTQERNSLFLAGRLGFAQPEASWQVSLTGSGGLRELNNQQSTLPLDDKLLSSDLSLSNQGDTPVYQQLTISGYPQVPPAPGGENLSIRRDYLGMNGQPLNLRNLNSGDLVLVHLAVSAKQRVPDALVVDLLPAGLELENQNLAQSAASLENASSQVKEWRESMQNAALKHQEFRDDRYVAAINLQSDGTTHLLYLARAVTPGTYRVPPPQVESMYRPNWQAVGETPADLVIKGR; this is encoded by the coding sequence ATGCTTAACAAAGGATTGTTCCTGGCCTGCGCGCTGGCCCTGCTGAGCGCCTGCGATTCCTCTGATAAACCCGCTGCACCGCCCGCGCCCACCGTGGCGGCTGCGCCGAAACCGGCCAAGGTGGCGGTGGACTTGCCGGCGCTGAAGCAGCGCTACGCCGGGCGTGAGTTGAGCGTGGTGGACGTGTCCGAGGTGCAGTTGGACGGGGCCAGCACCTTGTCGGTGAGTTTTTCCATCCCTCTGGAGCCTGATCAAAAGTTTGCCGACAAACTCCATCTGGTGGACAGCAAGTCCGGCAAGGTCGATGGCGCCTGGGAGCTCTCGGACAACCTGATGGAACTGCGCCTGCGCCACCTGGAGCCGCAGCGCAAACTGGTGCTGACGGTCGACGCTGGGCTCAAGGCAGTCAACGCCAACACACTCGCCGCCGAGTACATCGCCCGCCTGGAAACCCGCGACCTGCAAGCCACTGTCGGCTTCGCCAGCCGTGGCACCTTGCTGCCGACGCGCCTCGCCGAGGGCCTGCCGGTGATCGCGTTGAACGTCGACAAGATCGACGTTGAATTCTTCCGCATCAAGCCCGAATCCCTGCCGTCGTTCCTGGCGCAGTGGGGGCGCAATACCAGCCTGCAAAGTTATGAATCGCGCGAACTGCTGCCGCTGGCGGATCTGGTCTACGGCGGCCGTTTCGACCTGAACCCGGCCCGCAACACCCGCGAAACCCTACTGCTGCCCATTGCTGGCCTCAAGCAATTGCAGCAGCCGGGCGTGTATCTGGCGGTGATGCGCGCCTCGGGCACCTACAACTATTCGCAACCGGCCACGCTGTTCACCTTGAGTGATATCGGCCTTTCAGTGCACCGCTACGCCAATCGCCTGGACGTGTTTACCCAGGCCCTGGAAGGCGGCAAGGCGCTGGATGGCGTAGACCTGGAAGTGCTCGACGCCGATGGCCGTGTGTTGGGCCAGGGCAAGACCGAGAAGGGTGGCCACGCCGAGTTGCCGTTGCCGAAAAAAGCCCAGGTGTTGCTGGCCAAACAGGGCGAACAGACCAGCCTGTTGCGCCTCGACAGCGCCGCACTGGACCTGGCGGAATTCGATATCGGCGGCCAGCCTTCGCACCCGCTGCAGTTCTTTGTGTTCGGCCCACGCGACCTGTACCGCCCTGGCGAAACCGTGCTGCTCAACGCCCTGCTACGCGACAAGGACGGCAATGCCGTCAAGCCGCAACCGGTTAGCGTCGAGGTGCGCCGCCCGGATGAACAGGTCAGCCGCAAATTCGTGTGGGATGCCGATGCGTCCGGCCTGTATCAATATCAACTGCAACTGGCCGGCGAAGCCCCGACCGGGCGCTGGCAGTTGGTGTTCGACCTGGGTGACGGCAAGCCGCAGTTGTATGAATTCCTCGTCGAAGACTTCCTGCCCGAGCGCCTGGCGCTGGAGCTCAAGGGCAGCGACACGGCGTTGAACCCGGCGGACAACCCGGTGATTCAGGTCAATGGTCGCTATCTGTATGGCGCACCGGCCTCCGGCAATCGCGTCAGCGGGCAAGTGTATGTGCGGCCATTGCGCGAGGCGGTCAAGTCGCTGCCCGGCTATCAGTTCGGTTCGGTCACGGAAGAGGAGTTGAGCCAGGATTTTGAACTGGACGAAAGCGTCCTGGATGCCAAGGGCCAGGAAAAACTGACCCTGGAGAGCAAATGGGCCGAGGCCAAATCGCCGCTGCAATTGATCGTGCAGGCCAGCCTGCAAGAGTCAGGCGGGCGGCCGATCACCCGGCGCCTGGTGCAGCCGATCTGGCCGGCCGAGCAATTGCCGGGCCTGCGCGGGCTGTTTGACGGCACCGAAACCAATGGCGATGGCCCGGCGGAATTCGAAGTGCTGCTGGCCAACCAGGACGGGCAGAAGCTCGCAGCCCAAGGCCTCAAGGTGCGCCTGGTGCGCGAGCGTCGCGACTATTACTGGAACTACTCCGACAACGACGGCTGGAGTTACCACTACAACGAGAAATTCCTCAACCTCGACGAACAGACCCTGAACATCAAGGCCGGCGACACCGCCAAAGTCAGCTTCCAGGTGGAGTGGGGTCCGTACCGCGTCGAGGTTGAAGACCCGCAGACCGGGTTGGTCAGCAGCCTGCGTTTTTGGGCCGGTTACCAAGCCCAGGACAACACCGAAGGCGGTGCGGTACGCCCCGATCAGGTCAAGCTGGCGCTGGATAAACCTGCCTATGGCGACGGCGATACCGCCAACGTCACGGTGACGCCGCCCGCTGCCGGTAAAGGCTACCTGCTGGTGGAGTCTGCCGAAGGGCCGCTGTGGTGGCAGGAAATCGAGGTGCCAGCCGAGGGCAAAAGCTTCGCCGTGAAACTCGACCCGAAATGGTCGCGCCATGACCTGTATGTGAGCGCCCTGGTGATTCGTCCCGGCGAGCGCAAAGCCAATATCACCCCCAAACGCGCAGTGGGCCTGCTGCATCTGCCGTTGGACCGGACCCAGCGCAAGCTTGGCGTGACCCTCACCGCGCCGGAAAAAATGCGCCCCAAACAACCGCTCACGGTGAAAGTTGCCGCCAAGAACGCCGATGGCAGCGTGCCGAAACAGGTGCATGTGCTGGTGGCAGCGGTGGACGTGGGCATCCTTAATATCACCGAATACCCGACGCCCGATCCGTACTCCAGTCTGTTTGGCCGCAAGGCTTATGGCGTGGACCAGTTCGACATCTACGGCCAGTTGATCGAAGCCGGCCAGGGCCGTCTGGCCAGCCTGGCCTTCGGTGGTGATGCGGCGTTGGCCAAGGGCGGCAAGCGCCCGGACACCAGCGTGACCATCGTCGCCCTGCAAAGCGCACCGGTGACCTTGAACGACAAAGGCGAGGGCGAAGTCAGCGTCAATATCCCCGACTTCAACGGCGAGCTGCGCCTGATGGCCCAGGCCTGGAGCGACGACCGCTATGGCATGGCCGAAGCCAAGACGGTGATTGCCGCACCGCTGATTGCTGAGCTGTCGGCGCCACGCTTCCTCGCCGGGGGCGACCAGACCACCCTGGCCCTGGACCTGTCCAACCTATCGGGCAAGGCGCAGACACTCGATGTGCAACTGAGCGCCGAGGGGCAGTTGGAGTTGGTCAGTGCCGCCGCGCAAACCGTTGAGCTCAAGCAAGGCCAGCGCACCACCCTGCGCATCCCGGTGAAAGCCTGGGGCGGGTTGGGCCAAGGCAAGGTGAAGGTCACGGTCAACGGGCTGGTTCTGCCGGGTGAAAACTTGCCGCCGTTCAGCCGAGAGTGGACCTTGGGCGTGCGCCCGGCCTACCCGGCGCTGCTCAAGCATTACCGCGCCGTGCTCAAGGATCAGCCGTGGAGCCTGCCAGCCGGCACCCTGGATCAGTTCGATACCTCTGGGCGCGAGGCGCTGTTGAGCCTGTCGAGCCGGCCGCCACTGAACCTCGGCGCGCAGATCTCGGCGCTCAAGGCCTACCCGTATGGTTGCCTGGAGCAAACCGCCAGCGGCTTGTACCCGTCGCTGTACGCCGACGACGCGCTGCTCAAGCGCCTGAGCATCAAGGGCGAGCCGGATGCCGAGCGTAAACGCAAGATCGAACTGGGTATCGAACGCCTGCTGGGCATGCAGCGCTACAACGGCAGCTTTGGTTTGTGGGGCGCCGATGGCGAGGAAGAATATTGGCTGACCGCTTATGTCACCGACTTCCTGTTGCGCGCCCGAGACCAGGGTTTTGCCGTGCCGCCCGAGGCCCTGAAAAAAGCCAGCGAACGCCTGCTGCGGTATGTGCAGGAGCGCAACCTGATTGACGTCGACTACAGCGACAACGCCGACCACACACGCTTCGCCGTGCAGGCCTACGCCGGCATGGTGCTGGCGCGCAGCCAGCAGGCGCCATTGGGTGCGTTGCGCAGTATCTTCGAGCGGCGCAGCGATGCACGTTCCGGTTTGCCACTGGTGCAGTTGGCCATCGCCCTGCAAAAGATGGGCGACCAACCGCGTGCGGACCAGGCCTTGCAAGCTGGCCTGGCGACGCAGCGCAGTGCCAAGCAATGGCTGGCCGACTACGGCAGCCCGCTGCGCGATCAGGCGATGATTCTCGCGTTGCTGGAAGAAAACGACCTGGCCAAGGGCAAGCGCGAGGAGCGTTTGTTCAGCTTGTCGGACCAACTGGCGGCCAGCCCGTACCTGTCGACTCAGGAGCGCAATTCACTGTTCCTGGCGGGGCGGCTTGGTTTTGCCCAGCCTGAGGCGAGCTGGCAGGTTTCGCTGACCGGCAGTGGCGGTCTGCGGGAATTGAACAACCAGCAATCGACGCTGCCACTGGACGACAAACTGCTGTCCAGCGACCTGAGCCTGAGCAATCAGGGCGATACGCCGGTGTACCAGCAACTGACGATCTCGGGTTACCCCCAAGTGCCTCCGGCACCCGGCGGCGAGAACCTGAGCATCCGCCGCGACTACCTGGGCATGAACGGCCAGCCGCTGAACCTGCGCAACCTCAACAGTGGCGACCTGGTGCTGGTGCACTTGGCGGTCAGCGCCAAGCAGCGCGTGCCGGATGCGTTGGTGGTCGACCTGCTGCCCGCGGGCCTTGAGCTGGAAAACCAGAACCTCGCCCAAAGTGCCGCCAGCCTTGAAAACGCCAGCAGCCAAGTGAAGGAATGGCGCGAGTCGATGCAGAACGCGGCGCTCAAGCATCAGGAGTTCCGTGATGATCGCTATGTGGCGGCAATCAATCTGCAGAGCGATGGCACCACGCACCTGCTGTACTTGGCGCGTGCCGTGACGCCGGGCACGTACCGTGTGCCGCCGCCGCAGGTGGAGTCGATGTACCGGCCGAACTGGCAGGCGGTGGGGGAGACCCCGGCAGACCTAGTGATCAAAGGGCGCTGA
- the pbpC gene encoding peptidoglycan glycosyltransferase PbpC (penicillin-binding protein 1C) produces MNLRLVARWTLATLLLVIALLWLADRLWPLPLPKDDLARVVLAEDGTPLWRFADADGVWRYPVQTREVSPYYLDALLTYEDRWFYQHPGVNPLALVRATWQNLTGARVVSGGSTLSMQVARLLDPHSRTVHGKLRQLWRTAQLEWHLSKEQILNLYLNRAPFGGTLQGVAAASWAYLGKSPAHLTHAEAALLAVLPQAPSRLRPDRHPQRAQEARDKVLRRLAEFQVWPRSAVDEALEEPLLLAPRLEPSLAPLLARRLNRPDSPPLIRTTVDATLQRRLEDLLLGWRARLPEHTSAAIIVVEEESMAVRAYLGSVDINDAKRFGHVDMISALRSPGSTLKPFLYGMALDEGLIHSESLLQDVPRRYGDYRPGNFSMGFTGAVPASTALSSSLNLPAVQLLEAYGPKRFAAQMRIGGVPLALPALAEPNLALILGGAGSRLEDLVSGYSAFARDGKSASLRLQPDDTLRERPMLSPGSAWIVRRILSGQARPDRDPRAELVQRPVLAWKTGTSYGFRDAWAIGVGPRYLIGVWIGRPDGTPVPGQFGLASAAPLMLQVHDVLTNRDSQRGVSAPVKPVPANVGVAAICWPLGQPMSRSDPNCRRQRFAWTLDNTTPPTLQALDQPLSVGLMENVWVNAKGLRVDAHCPGAVARNIALWPAPLEPWLPRAERREARIPLADPDCPPPALTASSPLSIVGVREGDQLRLPAASQQTLRLKLSALGGSGRRWWFLNGAPLGDSANQDFINASFEHLGRYQLSVLDEAGQTARLEFSVVD; encoded by the coding sequence TTGAATTTGCGTTTAGTTGCCCGCTGGACCCTGGCGACCCTGCTGTTGGTGATTGCCTTGCTGTGGCTGGCTGATCGCCTCTGGCCATTGCCCCTGCCCAAGGATGACCTGGCGCGGGTGGTGCTCGCCGAGGATGGCACGCCGTTGTGGCGGTTTGCCGATGCCGATGGCGTGTGGCGCTACCCGGTACAGACCCGTGAAGTCTCGCCGTATTACCTGGATGCCTTGCTCACCTACGAAGACCGCTGGTTCTACCAGCACCCCGGCGTAAACCCGCTGGCGCTGGTGCGCGCGACGTGGCAGAACCTCACCGGTGCGCGGGTGGTGTCGGGCGGCAGCACGTTGTCGATGCAGGTGGCACGCTTGCTCGACCCGCATTCGCGCACCGTTCATGGCAAGTTGCGCCAGCTGTGGCGCACAGCGCAGTTGGAATGGCACTTGTCCAAGGAGCAGATTCTCAACCTGTACCTGAACCGTGCGCCATTTGGCGGCACGCTGCAGGGCGTGGCGGCAGCCAGTTGGGCGTACCTGGGCAAGTCCCCGGCACACTTGACCCATGCCGAAGCGGCCTTGCTCGCGGTGTTGCCCCAGGCGCCGAGCCGCTTGCGCCCGGATCGCCATCCGCAGCGCGCCCAAGAGGCCCGGGACAAGGTGCTGCGCCGCCTCGCCGAGTTCCAGGTATGGCCGCGATCCGCCGTCGACGAAGCCTTGGAAGAACCGCTGCTGCTCGCGCCGCGCCTGGAGCCGAGCCTGGCCCCCTTGCTCGCCCGCCGCTTGAACCGTCCCGACAGCCCGCCGCTGATCCGCACGACGGTGGATGCCACCCTGCAACGGCGTCTCGAAGACCTGCTGCTGGGCTGGCGCGCGCGGCTGCCGGAACACACCTCGGCCGCGATCATCGTGGTGGAAGAAGAGAGCATGGCGGTGCGGGCTTATCTGGGCTCGGTGGATATCAACGACGCCAAGCGCTTTGGCCATGTGGACATGATCAGCGCGCTGCGCTCGCCGGGCTCGACCTTGAAGCCCTTCCTGTACGGCATGGCCCTGGACGAGGGGCTGATTCACTCCGAATCGCTGCTACAGGATGTACCCCGGCGCTATGGCGATTACCGGCCAGGTAACTTCTCTATGGGCTTTACCGGCGCGGTGCCGGCGAGTACGGCGTTGTCCAGTTCCCTCAACCTGCCGGCGGTGCAATTGTTGGAAGCCTACGGGCCGAAACGGTTTGCCGCCCAGATGCGCATCGGCGGCGTGCCTTTGGCGTTGCCGGCGCTGGCCGAGCCGAACCTGGCGCTGATCCTCGGCGGCGCGGGCAGCCGGCTGGAAGACCTGGTGAGTGGCTACAGCGCCTTCGCCCGTGACGGCAAGAGCGCCAGCCTGCGATTGCAGCCGGACGATACGCTCAGAGAACGGCCAATGCTGTCGCCAGGCTCGGCCTGGATTGTACGGCGCATCCTCAGTGGCCAGGCGCGGCCGGACCGCGACCCGCGTGCCGAGTTGGTGCAGCGCCCGGTGCTCGCCTGGAAGACCGGCACCAGCTATGGCTTTCGCGATGCCTGGGCGATTGGCGTGGGGCCGCGCTATTTGATCGGTGTGTGGATCGGCCGACCGGACGGCACGCCGGTGCCGGGCCAGTTTGGCTTGGCGTCGGCGGCGCCGCTGATGTTGCAGGTGCACGACGTGTTGACCAACCGCGACAGCCAGCGCGGCGTCAGCGCGCCCGTCAAGCCGGTGCCGGCCAATGTCGGCGTGGCGGCGATCTGCTGGCCGCTGGGCCAGCCCATGAGCCGCAGCGACCCCAATTGCCGGCGCCAGCGCTTCGCCTGGACCCTGGACAACACCACGCCGCCGACCTTGCAGGCGTTGGACCAACCGCTGAGCGTAGGCTTGATGGAAAACGTCTGGGTCAATGCCAAGGGCTTGCGGGTGGACGCCCATTGCCCCGGCGCAGTCGCCAGGAATATCGCCCTGTGGCCCGCGCCGCTAGAGCCCTGGCTGCCAAGGGCCGAGCGCCGTGAAGCGCGCATCCCGCTCGCCGACCCGGATTGCCCGCCACCGGCGCTGACCGCGTCGTCGCCGCTGTCCATTGTCGGTGTGCGCGAAGGCGACCAACTGCGCCTGCCCGCCGCCAGCCAACAAACCCTGCGCCTGAAACTCTCGGCCTTGGGCGGCAGTGGCCGGCGCTGGTGGTTCCTCAATGGAGCGCCGTTGGGGGACAGTGCCAACCAGGACTTTATCAATGCCAGTTTCGAGCACTTGGGCCGCTATCAGCTCAGTGTGTTGGATGAGGCCGGCCAGACCGCACGGCTTGAATTCAGCGTCGTCGATTGA
- a CDS encoding MazG-like family protein — MNLEHLTERLHRIRDTNDWKRFHCPKNLVMAASVEMAELVEIFQWLTEDQSRQLPADQLAHAGQEVGDIVLYLLLLCSELGLDMNEVVRAKLADSERRFAHE; from the coding sequence ATGAACCTCGAACACCTCACCGAACGCTTGCACCGCATACGCGATACCAACGACTGGAAGCGCTTCCACTGCCCGAAAAACCTGGTCATGGCCGCCAGCGTGGAAATGGCCGAGCTGGTGGAAATCTTCCAATGGCTGACCGAAGACCAGTCCCGCCAGTTGCCTGCCGACCAACTCGCCCACGCCGGGCAGGAAGTCGGCGATATCGTGTTGTACCTGCTGCTGTTGTGCAGTGAGTTGGGCTTGGACATGAACGAGGTGGTGCGCGCCAAGTTGGCCGACAGTGAGCGGCGGTTTGCCCATGAGTGA
- a CDS encoding methyltransferase, translated as MSDRHFDQLATRFAEKIYGGAKGAIRLAVLQADLAEALPDRPLRVLDIGAGLGHMSLWLAERGHQVTLAEPAEPMLEGARQRFAAAGQTATFIHAPWQDLLGQLTEPYDLVLCHAVLEWLAEPHAILPVLHQLTVPGGWLSLAFYNRDALIYRNLLKGHFRKMRKNDMAGEKQSLTPQQPLDPRELAAQLDGLWQVESQSGVRVFHDYMPVEFQARANLQDLVEMELAHRRHPGFAGLGRYLHWICRPV; from the coding sequence ATGAGTGACCGTCATTTCGACCAGTTGGCCACGCGCTTCGCCGAGAAAATCTACGGCGGTGCCAAGGGCGCGATTCGCCTGGCGGTGCTGCAGGCCGACCTGGCCGAAGCGCTGCCGGACCGGCCCTTGCGCGTGCTGGATATCGGCGCAGGCTTGGGGCATATGTCGCTGTGGCTGGCCGAGCGTGGCCATCAGGTGACCCTGGCCGAACCCGCCGAGCCGATGCTCGAAGGTGCGCGGCAACGCTTCGCCGCGGCCGGGCAGACGGCGACTTTTATCCATGCGCCCTGGCAAGACCTGCTGGGCCAACTGACCGAACCCTACGACCTGGTGCTGTGCCACGCCGTACTGGAATGGCTGGCCGAACCCCATGCGATCCTGCCGGTGCTGCATCAACTGACCGTGCCCGGCGGTTGGTTGTCCCTGGCGTTCTACAACCGCGATGCGCTGATTTACCGCAACCTGCTCAAAGGCCACTTCCGCAAAATGCGCAAGAACGACATGGCCGGCGAGAAGCAGAGCCTTACCCCGCAACAGCCGCTGGACCCGCGTGAATTGGCGGCGCAACTCGACGGGCTTTGGCAGGTCGAAAGCCAAAGCGGTGTGCGGGTGTTCCACGACTATATGCCGGTGGAATTCCAGGCCCGCGCCAACCTGCAGGACCTTGTAGAGATGGAACTCGCTCACCGTCGTCATCCAGGCTTTGCCGGACTTGGGCGTTATTTGCACTGGATCTGCCGTCCGGTTTAA